In Myxococcales bacterium, a single genomic region encodes these proteins:
- a CDS encoding prepilin-type N-terminal cleavage/methylation domain-containing protein, which translates to MNQDKRRRSGGFSLIEIMIAMSILGFGMMGIAAMQLNVMRGAQGSRDLTRAVEVAQGQLEQLSRLNWSDLPTSAWTTPVAATSEVDSSAVQSDKVYLIDQRITDVVAGSTRSIDVRVSWTDPRRGNRSFSLTTLRFNNGL; encoded by the coding sequence ATGAACCAAGATAAGCGGCGCAGGTCCGGTGGCTTCAGCCTGATCGAGATCATGATCGCAATGTCCATCCTGGGTTTCGGCATGATGGGCATCGCGGCCATGCAACTCAACGTCATGCGCGGCGCCCAGGGGAGTCGCGACTTGACCCGCGCAGTCGAAGTCGCCCAAGGGCAATTGGAGCAGCTCAGTCGACTGAACTGGAGTGACCTTCCGACCAGCGCCTGGACGACACCCGTCGCAGCCACTTCAGAGGTGGATTCGAGCGCGGTGCAGAGCGACAAGGTCTACCTGATTGATCAACGCATCACCGACGTCGTTGCGGGATCGACCCGTTCGATCGACGTGCGCGTTTCGTGGACGGACCCACGTCGCGGCAATCGCAGTTTCAGTCTCACGACGTTGAGGTTCAATAATGGCCTTTAG
- a CDS encoding prepilin-type N-terminal cleavage/methylation domain-containing protein, giving the protein MAFSDRRFDQRGFTLLELMVSIAILGVVLTYVFQTFTTYQRSNAVTTQVTESQQSSRSIAGLLDFDIRHAGFMVPPGGGFCGVDSTTAPDIVYLSDSSAIDPAGLDNNELGAAFNNTGTNVTSGSNVLDVSLSLESPDNFAYDTDGDGTTDSDFRVNAGVIVLDRGDPGRGTACGTVTNVNLGSSQITVNLNDVLGTYSGTGLDLIAIPAHEYRIANGALLRDNMALAMGVEDLQAAYFFDDNGNNLVDAGEYRGDGVGADYDANALNAEDAREIRITFVTRTRNEDAQFPGGRLQTAENRATNTTLDGFRRRVHTSTVQLRNFLIRDSNS; this is encoded by the coding sequence ATGGCCTTTAGCGACAGACGATTTGATCAACGAGGTTTCACGCTGCTCGAGCTGATGGTTTCGATCGCAATTTTGGGCGTCGTCTTGACGTACGTGTTTCAGACCTTCACCACCTATCAGCGCAGCAACGCTGTCACGACCCAGGTAACTGAGTCGCAGCAGAGTTCTCGATCGATCGCCGGCTTGCTCGATTTCGACATTCGCCATGCGGGATTCATGGTCCCGCCCGGCGGAGGATTCTGCGGAGTGGATTCCACGACGGCTCCAGACATCGTCTATCTCAGTGACTCGAGTGCCATCGATCCGGCTGGACTCGATAACAACGAACTCGGCGCTGCGTTTAACAATACTGGCACCAATGTCACTTCGGGATCGAATGTGCTGGATGTCTCCCTTTCGCTCGAATCACCGGACAACTTCGCCTACGACACAGACGGAGACGGGACGACCGACAGTGATTTCCGCGTCAACGCCGGGGTCATTGTGCTGGACCGAGGAGATCCCGGCCGTGGAACGGCGTGCGGCACCGTCACGAACGTCAATCTGGGCAGTTCCCAAATCACCGTGAATCTCAACGATGTTCTCGGGACGTATTCCGGCACCGGGCTCGATCTGATCGCCATACCGGCGCATGAGTACCGAATTGCCAACGGCGCCCTACTTCGGGACAACATGGCCCTGGCCATGGGGGTCGAGGATCTGCAAGCCGCCTACTTCTTCGATGACAACGGCAACAACCTGGTGGATGCCGGTGAGTATCGAGGCGACGGCGTTGGCGCGGACTACGACGCGAATGCGCTGAACGCCGAGGATGCTCGCGAGATACGGATCACCTTCGTTACCCGGACCCGAAATGAAGATGCTCAATTCCCCGGTGGACGACTTCAGACCGCGGAGAACAGGGCCACGAATACCACGCTGGATGGATTCCGGCGTCGGGTTCATACGAGCACCGTGCAATTGCGCAACTTTCTAATCCGTGATTCGAACTCATGA